The following are from one region of the Paenibacillus sabinae T27 genome:
- a CDS encoding MarR family winged helix-turn-helix transcriptional regulator: protein MNNTSSENKASSVCNCINLRRASLVITELYDRYLAPSGLNNSQFTLLRHIDRMGPVSVSDVALKMRLDRTTLVRNLKALEERGYVQDTSAKGSRSRQLTLTESGKAVHAAAGQLWDEVQSFVEQSLGKEDLAALTVLLSKVEHLAP, encoded by the coding sequence ATGAACAACACGTCATCAGAGAACAAAGCATCATCAGTCTGCAACTGCATCAATTTACGCCGGGCTTCGCTGGTTATTACGGAACTGTATGATCGGTATCTTGCACCCAGTGGGCTGAATAACAGCCAATTTACACTCTTGCGGCACATTGATCGGATGGGCCCGGTAAGTGTCAGTGATGTGGCACTGAAGATGCGGCTCGACCGGACAACACTTGTACGCAATTTGAAAGCTTTGGAGGAACGAGGTTATGTTCAGGATACGTCAGCCAAGGGAAGCCGGAGCCGCCAATTGACTTTGACGGAGAGCGGGAAAGCGGTGCATGCGGCTGCGGGACAATTGTGGGATGAAGTGCAAAGCTTTGTGGAGCAATCGCTGGGTAAAGAGGATTTGGCAGCACTAACGGTTCTGTTATCTAAAGTGGAGCATCTTGCGCCTTGA
- a CDS encoding YhgE/Pip domain-containing protein: MNTVRELLKMKTTIIGIAVALLFQLLFSIIWMTGYEGMSDRVNKLSIAVVNEDAQSGAVIAKQLSAGLPVHVETAADMASARERLEDRDIQMIVHIPAEFTSLVAERDSKASIQYVVNESNPAMIKSIMTSIASQVTAAANKQAIAASAQTVLSQGMPAEKAAAMSVPLSERVISDIQSVNIVDGTNNQMVPMMMVLASFVGAMIMAQNLELSMTAISARTGRWQRLGARIAITIPAAIIVSLVGTSLVMLLGGQVEQGFWALWGYQTLFVLTFMIVAQSLLVLLGTAGMLINIALLSVQLVSSGAMMPREMLSSFYLNLGSVLPATYAVEGLMNLLFGGPGIGGDAAALFIIAGVMALVMIGMTALRREPASNTAAASAGQTRSNTLPES, encoded by the coding sequence ATGAACACAGTCAGGGAATTACTGAAAATGAAGACGACGATTATTGGCATAGCTGTTGCGCTGCTCTTTCAGCTGCTCTTCTCCATCATCTGGATGACAGGTTATGAGGGTATGTCGGACCGGGTTAACAAACTGAGCATCGCGGTCGTAAATGAGGATGCGCAAAGCGGGGCCGTTATTGCGAAGCAGCTGTCGGCGGGGCTGCCCGTCCATGTGGAGACGGCGGCGGATATGGCGTCCGCGCGGGAGCGGCTGGAAGACCGCGACATTCAGATGATAGTGCATATACCCGCCGAATTCACTTCACTTGTGGCAGAACGGGACAGTAAAGCATCTATTCAATATGTCGTGAACGAATCCAATCCTGCGATGATCAAGAGCATCATGACCTCCATCGCTTCCCAGGTGACGGCAGCAGCGAATAAACAGGCAATCGCGGCCAGCGCCCAGACCGTGCTGTCTCAGGGGATGCCGGCGGAGAAAGCTGCAGCCATGTCGGTACCGTTGTCCGAGCGGGTCATATCCGATATTCAGTCGGTGAACATCGTTGACGGAACCAACAATCAGATGGTGCCAATGATGATGGTTCTCGCCTCGTTTGTTGGAGCGATGATTATGGCCCAGAACCTTGAATTGTCGATGACGGCAATCTCTGCCCGTACAGGACGCTGGCAACGGCTCGGCGCCCGCATCGCCATTACGATTCCAGCGGCGATTATCGTTTCGCTGGTCGGAACATCCCTCGTCATGCTGCTTGGCGGACAGGTTGAACAGGGATTTTGGGCCTTGTGGGGCTACCAGACATTGTTCGTGCTCACATTCATGATCGTCGCTCAGTCACTTTTAGTGCTGCTCGGCACAGCAGGCATGCTGATCAACATTGCGCTGCTGTCTGTACAGCTCGTGTCCTCCGGCGCAATGATGCCGCGTGAGATGCTGTCCAGCTTCTACTTGAATCTCGGCAGCGTGCTCCCGGCCACTTACGCGGTGGAAGGCTTAATGAATCTGCTGTTCGGCGGGCCCGGGATCGGAGGCGATGCGGCAGCGCTATTCATCATTGCGGGTGTGATGGCGCTCGTGATGATCGGGATGACCGCTTTGCGCAGGGAACCGGCGTCTAATACGGCCGCTGCGTCCGCAGGTCAGACTCGTTCCAATACACTACCCGAATCCTAA
- a CDS encoding TetR/AcrR family transcriptional regulator, which yields MGSEENDVKLRILQAAKKLFAQQGFNATTVRQICEEAGANVSLVSYYFGGKDKVFEALFKEYFPRDVLEGDQITRLDPVSGLKLLIREITAYRRREPEIISLLQQEIVLQSPRMNKIQELTMPIWILLRDWLKLGREQGVFHFRSLDHTFISVLGSILFHNKTYYFKQLLDNQEEDPDSILEDLTTFIFQAIGYKEQS from the coding sequence ATGGGCTCAGAAGAAAATGACGTGAAGCTGCGCATTTTGCAGGCTGCGAAGAAGCTGTTCGCGCAGCAGGGCTTCAACGCTACGACCGTAAGGCAAATATGCGAAGAGGCGGGCGCGAATGTATCGCTCGTCTCGTATTATTTTGGCGGAAAAGATAAAGTGTTCGAAGCCTTGTTCAAGGAGTATTTTCCGCGCGATGTCTTGGAAGGAGATCAAATAACGCGATTGGACCCCGTCTCGGGCCTCAAACTACTGATACGGGAAATCACCGCGTACCGGCGGCGCGAGCCGGAAATTATCAGTCTGCTGCAGCAGGAGATCGTCTTGCAGTCCCCCCGGATGAACAAAATTCAAGAATTGACGATGCCGATCTGGATACTGCTCCGGGATTGGCTGAAGCTGGGCCGCGAGCAGGGCGTGTTTCATTTCCGGTCTCTCGATCATACGTTTATCAGCGTGCTTGGCAGTATTCTATTCCATAACAAGACGTATTATTTCAAGCAGCTGCTGGACAATCAGGAGGAAGATCCGGATTCGATTTTGGAGGATTTGACAACGTTTATTTTTCAAGCCATCGGTTACAAGGAACAAAGCTAA
- a CDS encoding AraC family transcriptional regulator, producing MTREIRAVRYDADLKLEAYRFEGIMQKFPNHFHDYYVIGFIEQGQRRLICNNTEYIVNSGDVVIFNPHDPHACEQIDGRTLDYRSINIQPEVMRAFALEVTGTDALPRFAKHVLYRSELAPLLRELHLMILERQSGFPKEESFLLLLEQLLREYSNASEQPPSPEWTSEIQTVCEYIESNYTQSITLDHLSELTGISKYHLLRSFTRAKGITPYSYLGTIRINHAKKLLEQGLPPIEVAYRTGFSDQSHFTNFFKKLIGLTPKQYMRIFVQEAEPKPSKEIRV from the coding sequence ATGACTCGCGAGATTCGGGCAGTCCGCTACGATGCAGACTTAAAGCTGGAAGCGTACCGTTTTGAAGGGATTATGCAGAAGTTTCCCAATCATTTTCATGACTATTATGTCATTGGCTTTATTGAACAAGGCCAGCGGCGGCTGATATGCAACAATACGGAGTATATCGTTAACAGCGGCGATGTGGTAATCTTTAACCCGCATGATCCCCATGCCTGCGAACAAATAGATGGACGGACACTCGACTATCGCAGCATCAATATTCAACCGGAGGTTATGCGCGCATTTGCGCTGGAAGTGACGGGAACGGATGCTTTGCCCCGCTTCGCGAAGCACGTGCTGTACCGCAGCGAGCTGGCCCCCCTCCTTCGCGAGCTTCATCTGATGATACTGGAGCGGCAATCCGGATTCCCGAAGGAAGAATCGTTCCTGCTTCTGCTGGAGCAGCTGCTGAGAGAATATTCGAATGCAAGCGAGCAGCCCCCCTCTCCCGAATGGACTTCGGAAATACAAACGGTATGCGAATACATAGAATCCAACTATACGCAAAGCATTACCCTGGATCATTTAAGCGAGTTGACAGGAATTAGCAAGTACCATTTGCTGCGCTCCTTCACACGGGCAAAAGGCATCACGCCTTACAGCTACCTGGGGACCATACGGATTAACCATGCGAAAAAGCTGCTGGAACAAGGACTTCCTCCGATCGAAGTCGCCTATCGAACCGGATTTAGCGACCAGAGCCATTTTACTAATTTCTTCAAAAAGCTCATCGGCCTAACCCCCAAGCAATATATGCGAATCTTCGTTCAGGAGGCGGAACCGAAACCGTCTAAGGAAATCCGGGTATGA
- a CDS encoding DMT family transporter, which produces MMDQHKGTAGHLLSIVTILIWGTTFISTKILLTDFTPFEILLFRFLIGYVVLFLLYPRPVRTKTFKEEWLFISAGLCGVALYFLIENIALNLTLASHVGVIVSIAPFFTAVMAHFFLEGEKLTAPFMIGFALALTGIVLIGFNGSLNLDLNPVGDLLAFLAPAVWAVYSVLMRKISGLNHHNIGATRKVFFYGLLFMLPVIGVDGFHPNLDRFYNLLNLANLLYLAVGASAVCFVTWNRAVSILGVVTTSVYIYMVPVISVAASALFLHEPITSATLAGAFLTLIGSYISERKHGLIRRRELRKTIRSTQSSMETK; this is translated from the coding sequence ATGATGGATCAGCACAAAGGAACTGCCGGACATCTGCTCTCGATCGTAACGATTTTAATCTGGGGAACGACCTTTATCTCGACAAAAATACTGCTGACTGATTTTACTCCCTTCGAAATTTTGTTGTTCCGGTTTCTTATCGGCTATGTTGTATTGTTCCTGCTTTATCCCCGTCCGGTCCGGACGAAGACTTTTAAAGAAGAATGGCTGTTTATCTCGGCGGGACTTTGCGGCGTCGCCTTATATTTTTTAATTGAAAATATTGCCCTTAACCTTACGCTTGCCTCCCACGTTGGGGTGATTGTGTCGATTGCTCCCTTTTTCACGGCGGTGATGGCTCATTTCTTCCTGGAGGGCGAAAAATTAACTGCCCCATTTATGATCGGCTTTGCGCTTGCGCTGACTGGAATCGTTCTTATCGGCTTCAACGGAAGCCTTAATCTGGACTTGAACCCTGTAGGGGATCTGTTGGCCTTTTTGGCTCCGGCTGTCTGGGCGGTGTATTCCGTACTGATGAGAAAAATAAGCGGGCTGAACCATCACAATATCGGCGCCACCCGCAAAGTATTTTTTTATGGACTCCTGTTCATGCTGCCTGTAATAGGGGTGGACGGCTTCCATCCAAACCTGGACCGGTTCTACAACCTTTTGAATCTCGCGAACCTGTTATACTTGGCTGTTGGCGCCTCCGCCGTATGCTTTGTAACCTGGAACCGTGCCGTAAGCATCCTGGGAGTGGTAACAACAAGCGTCTACATTTATATGGTGCCTGTCATTTCCGTAGCTGCCTCCGCCCTCTTTCTGCATGAACCGATCACCTCAGCAACTTTGGCGGGAGCCTTCCTGACGCTGATCGGCTCTTATATTTCCGAGCGGAAGCATGGCTTGATTAGAAGGAGAGAACTGCGAAAGACGATACGAAGCACGCAAAGTTCAATGGAAACAAAGTAA
- a CDS encoding flavodoxin family protein, with the protein MKVIAVNGSPRTNRNTATLLQEALQGAQSQGADTKLVHLYNLDYKGCASCLSCKRKGSRLEGLCAMKDDLKEVLQEILESDVLLLGSPIFFGNVTGEMRSFLERLLFPNLSYNEGERSTFKGRMNSGFIYTMNVTEERAKEMKYEAVFQGNRNLLHILGGDSEILLSCDTYQFADYSKYEASRFDAEQKARVREEQFPVDRKKAFELGARLAAV; encoded by the coding sequence ATGAAAGTTATTGCTGTCAACGGCAGTCCGAGAACAAACCGCAATACGGCGACGCTGCTTCAGGAAGCGCTGCAAGGGGCACAGTCCCAGGGAGCGGACACGAAGCTGGTGCATTTATACAATCTGGATTACAAGGGATGCGCAAGCTGCTTGTCCTGTAAAAGAAAGGGAAGCCGGCTGGAAGGACTATGTGCCATGAAGGATGATTTGAAAGAAGTACTCCAGGAAATTCTGGAATCGGACGTCCTCCTGCTGGGCTCCCCCATCTTTTTCGGCAATGTTACCGGAGAAATGAGAAGCTTCCTGGAGCGGCTGCTCTTCCCAAATCTGTCTTACAACGAAGGAGAGAGATCCACTTTTAAGGGCAGGATGAACTCAGGCTTTATCTACACCATGAATGTTACGGAAGAACGGGCCAAGGAGATGAAATACGAGGCGGTATTCCAGGGCAACCGGAATTTACTACACATCCTCGGCGGGGATTCGGAGATTCTGCTCTCCTGCGACACGTATCAATTTGCCGATTATTCCAAGTATGAAGCTTCCAGATTCGACGCCGAGCAGAAGGCCAGGGTCAGAGAAGAACAGTTTCCCGTTGACCGCAAAAAGGCGTTTGAACTCGGCGCCCGTCTGGCTGCCGTATGA
- a CDS encoding nitrogenase component 1, whose protein sequence is MSLCVEQIRHVCTLGAFESVLAIKRAVPIVHAGPGCVAKLWTTLGSQNGHQGSGYVGGHAIPCTNASEKEVVFGGTDKLRKVITNTFDVIDGDLFVVLTGCTSDIIGDDVGEITRKFQAQGKPIVYVETGGFKGSNLIGHELVLGAIIDQHLQPQEVEPGLVNIWSSVPYQNTFWSGDIEQLNILISSLGLKPNVVFGPDSSVDAINDIPKAQYNLVISPWVGLRTAEQLKNKFGTPFLHYPALPIGPTETSKFLRTVGEFAGIDPAVVENVIRKHEDRYFYYLERAADTLLETRLLPRRFITVADSLYALGIARFLTNDMGLIPEKQFITDDTPNDYQSGVAAEFEQFTSGIVAETVFSNDGGYVEEEIRKLKIRSRPLILGSSWERVVARDLNAYQLSVSAPIGNELVLSKSYVGYNGALQLVEDIYSVVLNDFM, encoded by the coding sequence ATGTCGCTGTGCGTTGAGCAAATTAGACATGTGTGCACACTCGGTGCATTTGAATCGGTACTGGCCATCAAAAGAGCGGTGCCCATCGTTCATGCCGGACCGGGCTGCGTAGCGAAGCTGTGGACGACACTCGGAAGCCAGAACGGCCATCAGGGCTCGGGCTATGTCGGGGGACATGCGATTCCCTGCACCAATGCTTCGGAAAAAGAAGTGGTGTTCGGCGGTACAGATAAGCTGCGCAAAGTGATCACCAATACCTTTGACGTCATCGATGGCGATTTATTCGTTGTACTCACGGGCTGTACTTCCGATATCATCGGGGATGATGTGGGCGAGATTACAAGAAAATTTCAGGCTCAGGGCAAACCGATCGTATATGTGGAAACCGGCGGGTTCAAGGGAAGCAATCTGATCGGCCATGAACTGGTTCTTGGCGCCATTATCGATCAGCATTTGCAGCCGCAGGAGGTTGAACCGGGACTGGTCAATATCTGGTCATCTGTCCCTTATCAGAATACCTTTTGGTCAGGCGATATCGAGCAGCTGAACATACTCATCTCTTCGCTCGGGCTGAAACCGAATGTGGTCTTCGGACCGGACAGCAGCGTGGACGCCATCAATGACATACCCAAGGCGCAGTATAATCTGGTGATCTCCCCATGGGTGGGACTCCGGACGGCCGAGCAGCTGAAAAATAAATTCGGCACACCGTTTCTGCACTATCCGGCGCTTCCGATCGGTCCGACCGAAACCTCCAAGTTCCTGAGAACGGTAGGCGAATTCGCCGGGATTGATCCTGCGGTCGTAGAGAATGTGATCCGCAAGCATGAGGACCGGTATTTCTACTATTTGGAAAGAGCGGCCGACACGCTGCTGGAGACGAGACTGCTTCCTAGACGCTTCATTACGGTGGCGGACAGTCTGTATGCGCTGGGAATCGCAAGATTTTTGACCAATGACATGGGACTCATTCCGGAGAAGCAGTTCATCACCGATGATACGCCGAATGATTATCAAAGCGGCGTAGCCGCTGAATTTGAACAATTCACCAGCGGCATCGTTGCGGAAACGGTATTTTCCAATGACGGAGGCTATGTTGAGGAAGAAATCCGTAAATTAAAAATCAGAAGCCGCCCGCTCATTCTGGGCAGCTCCTGGGAACGGGTGGTTGCAAGAGACCTGAACGCCTATCAGTTATCGGTTTCCGCGCCGATCGGCAATGAGCTGGTGCTGAGCAAATCGTACGTAGGCTACAATGGAGCCTTACAGCTGGTTGAAGATATCTATTCCGTCGTCTTGAATGATTTCATGTGA
- a CDS encoding nitrogenase component 1, translating to MAIHLNLSQATIREKRLKSIVGYQGTIKDLAEQSQSGCLKNATRGFSQATNCNSGCAQGYLSTITDAAIVNHGPIGCAGDVAGANAGFQWGQSIRDWNQRNVRIINTNMSEKAVVFGGDQILKEGILKAYERFKPKAIFVTTSCASGIIGDDIESTIKKAEAEIGIPVVPVFCEGFRSQIWASGFDAAFHALLTRIVKPAEKKRPELVNVINFAGSGRAVITEIFGRLGLVPQFGIPYSNIEEISRWSEAAATISICGTLGSYMGNGLEQNFGVPYVTALQPHGISGFDDWLTKLGETVGKEKEVEEYLAEQKVLAAPELEEIKFKLKGKKVVVGMGPSFAHNYIRFLEDLGMEVVWGFSWHYDAKHDHGGCPSCTVELTKTDKDIPVSVSDQQNHEVINLLSKVKPDIFIGRHPGMSVWATKMGIPAIMVSDEYSAFGYQGTIEFGHRIIDALTNNSLAVNLSKRINLPYTEWWLEQDPFSFQEQKNKKRESENKKNVAVR from the coding sequence TTGGCCATTCATTTAAATCTCTCACAGGCAACCATCAGGGAAAAAAGACTGAAATCCATTGTAGGGTATCAAGGAACGATTAAGGATTTGGCGGAACAGTCCCAATCCGGCTGCCTCAAGAACGCAACCAGAGGATTCAGCCAGGCGACCAATTGCAACTCCGGCTGCGCGCAGGGGTATCTGTCCACGATCACGGATGCGGCAATCGTCAATCATGGGCCGATCGGCTGTGCGGGTGACGTAGCGGGCGCAAACGCGGGATTTCAATGGGGGCAGAGTATCAGAGACTGGAACCAGAGAAACGTTCGAATCATCAATACCAATATGTCGGAAAAGGCTGTCGTATTCGGCGGAGACCAGATTCTGAAAGAAGGCATCCTGAAAGCCTATGAACGATTTAAACCGAAAGCGATCTTTGTCACGACATCCTGCGCTTCGGGCATTATCGGAGACGATATCGAAAGCACGATAAAAAAAGCGGAAGCGGAGATCGGCATTCCCGTGGTTCCCGTATTTTGCGAAGGCTTCCGGTCACAGATCTGGGCGTCCGGATTCGATGCGGCATTTCATGCTCTGCTTACGCGAATTGTCAAACCGGCCGAGAAGAAGCGCCCCGAGCTTGTTAACGTCATCAATTTTGCGGGCAGTGGACGGGCTGTCATTACCGAGATTTTCGGGCGTTTGGGGCTGGTGCCTCAGTTCGGAATACCCTACAGCAACATAGAGGAAATCTCCAGATGGTCGGAAGCCGCGGCTACAATCAGTATTTGCGGCACGCTCGGCAGTTATATGGGGAATGGCCTGGAGCAGAATTTTGGCGTCCCTTATGTAACGGCGCTGCAGCCGCACGGGATTTCCGGATTTGACGACTGGCTCACCAAGCTTGGAGAGACAGTGGGCAAGGAGAAAGAAGTTGAAGAGTATCTTGCGGAACAAAAGGTGCTTGCGGCGCCTGAATTGGAAGAGATCAAGTTTAAGCTGAAAGGCAAAAAAGTGGTCGTCGGCATGGGGCCGAGCTTCGCGCATAACTATATCCGGTTTCTCGAGGATCTAGGCATGGAAGTAGTATGGGGATTCTCCTGGCATTACGATGCCAAGCATGATCATGGCGGATGCCCTTCCTGCACAGTGGAACTGACCAAGACAGACAAAGATATCCCGGTCAGCGTCAGCGATCAGCAGAATCACGAGGTCATTAATTTGTTGTCAAAGGTCAAGCCGGATATTTTTATCGGAAGACATCCCGGAATGTCCGTCTGGGCTACAAAGATGGGGATTCCCGCCATCATGGTCAGCGATGAATACAGCGCCTTCGGCTATCAGGGAACGATCGAGTTCGGACATCGCATTATCGATGCGCTGACCAACAACAGCCTTGCCGTGAATCTGTCCAAACGGATCAATCTACCCTATACCGAGTGGTGGCTGGAGCAGGACCCGTTCAGTTTCCAGGAGCAAAAAAATAAAAAAAGAGAAAGTGAGAACAAGAAAAATGTCGCTGTGCGTTGA